One window from the genome of Brachionichthys hirsutus isolate HB-005 chromosome 19, CSIRO-AGI_Bhir_v1, whole genome shotgun sequence encodes:
- the shroom3 gene encoding protein Shroom3 produces MESGGRAGLRQRAGGDGCSLLEARLHGGAPWGFTVQGGLEHEEALLISKVEEGGKADSSEQPLRVGDEILVINEQELSGYRQEAIALVKGSYKTLQLVVRRHSEPKSRPHSWHSTKLADGQLEVDQGKMDTMTNAWHHSSHPSASSTDLPGGFDSCAYLRKSPDQYSSRGSMESLEHPLPSQHNSGSHHHSHSGSHPTYSSCHQLSSARSSNSIDHLHCKRDSAYSSFSTSSSIPEYLASTPFSTERSYSLETVPQRGGGSGEMQQADMRYVRTVYDPQQGLSQEHELSSAGLLRNSDFRNEDGATAATNRDLQVGGVCYRANCGSSSGVPASNRHSVGPIWGPTASCSSYESLKGAPAPPRRSDSYVAIKNHERPNSWSSLDHGRSLRALQKGSGHHSSGPVAGTAKGSFGAEGQLHTVIEKSPESSPTTKPRQGGGSPQPPCTTLPASSAPACLSPQSGQFILPTGKYPVPQPEPQYAQIPSASPGPADSGVYTSLAKESSGGTEEGATVGHRDGYGINGYQNNTSAFSNSFSTPASTQLRTQAHETDRPQQEDSDFNGLSQKTFRSGSEGRTGEQRALTRQGPHGQGFQGSHVHTNHDSDSQVLQEQEQESHYPHIQMNPTLMAPSLQEWGNDGTPLQSGGDRSSPVNHSNIHPEQAPSSELSQSPVQPQAPSTANSQHSGHFSDSTPLTHDWDHREQDKERDHPLTRLENALAEVQRCASPDSVFSGSNRGDSNLSNAPSRSLSVLEKVSRFERQERTGMQRSYSTTKACNKVNHLRMTEKVQGVACGAEDLRNMLERSTQIHRTLSYRGGDSDHVKPRTPADPSSALQRSLSSFHLKESREPDSLEDFRWKQDIEVIIGSMQDTSFNRREFSSSYRESLKEAQSKVLRSTSLRRKDLSSSASPPPPAAPSSVSFSSQQSPSVPAKIHSMEKKGPKTKPKPQGVVFTPQSPPPVTSPHTPKERHVVGPETQGPSPPALPSVPPVGPPTLLRICGRKRLAAEQKKRSYSEPDNLNEVGLTDAETTLLFRRGGETSVADRRKMFELVASSVTDRRQQNATSRPDLRQLQHNALAEYVERKRGVKNDEGGQRTGLRPRSAYLYPGDRNRTVSYSHSDAISLSSTSSLLSLQDTQASRSLSSRDRRHSSTLTPGADVRILQSNVFYPGRVTTPRPPVQSEPSAPSSSPRELQARISQDVSTAAGLSRQTQPSVEPQHDSGLSEQLNGALRRVRPVGKSCSTEDLLRKPEEAQATPHHSRSRSSPTREMLSQDLSPDDLRILGGFISEPGSHSQNRPAALPASGGLSQLHSQNGLSTSQPAGLSQGPGSSHAAVARVEQQRNSERQRSNSTATLAASVGLPCPFSPSGAQDVGSAEWHASERLSQANLDAITFPGISHAGTAGGATGFNQTPLRDMQTRNSPSQADKLVNPERTRSAFGLDIGEGHLAKTAGRVSPSVPSSPAHFRPMSPASPPPSSHPSVLQRLSSLRISESSLFSPLDQQQPLITGYPQDGTNEVFLQNPTPPPPPPQIPETGTIDDLPLPPPPLNLEVEQPSVERTSPLPSPPASQPSTDTPAATVDSPGLEYQPVPEREKTSEELRVEALARQLVLKDSSLVPLLDTWGDKSTVERMEDIFTSSKPAGKSPWQRRGSIRLDGRLQHGVSDPTQSSAMMQRKDSHPDEDEEDLQTKQAALCEALRCSVAALQQEKEALGEEQRRHQALGASIEALVQERLKPNERDKFNMFIGDLERIVNLLLSLCSRLSRIDKSLLALEREELMQGDTAGDMDSLHQKRFLLLRQTDDARELKENLDRRQQVVHAILSGYLTAPQLRDYRHYVCARPSLLIRQRHLDNLIRQGEEQLSRLAESLPQELAEDGGWSRAYLFSSSSPAPCFTAFAPLPQRGVIPQPTHSIKSTAVTSL; encoded by the exons ATGGAGAGCGGCGGCCGGGCGGGGCTCCGGCAGCGGGCTGGAGGAGACGGCTGTTCCCTGCTGGAGGCCCGGCTGCACGGGGGGGCGCCCTGGGGCTTCACCGTGCAGGGCGGCCTGGAGCACGAAGAGGCGCTCCTCATCTCCAAG gtggaggagggtGGAAAGGCAGACAGTTCGGAGCAACCTCTGCGGGTAGGAGATGAGATTCTAGTCATTAATGAGCAGGAGCTGAGTGGATACAGACAGGAGGCCATTGCTCTGGTCAAAGGATCGTACAAGACTCTGCAGCTCGTCGTCCGCAG ACACAGTGAGCCCAAGTCTCGTCCTCACTCATGGCATTCAACAAAGCTCGCTGATGGTCAGCTGGAAGTGGATCAGGGGAAGATGGACACCATGACCAATGCATGGCACCACAGCTCCCATCCCAG TGCCTCTTCCACTGACCTGCCAGGTGGGTTTGACTCTTGTGCCTACCTGAGGAAGAGTCCCGACCAGTACAGCTCGAGAGGAAGCATGGAGAGCCTGGAGCACCCTCTGCCCTCCCAACATAACTCCGGATCTCATCACCACTCCCATAGTGGATCCCACCCCACCTACTCCTCCTGTCACCAGCTATCGTCTGCCAG GTCTTCGAACAGCATTGACCACCTCCACTGCAAGCGAGACTCCGCctactcctccttctccaccagcTCCAGCATCCCAGAGTACCTTGCATCCACACCGTTTAGCACAGAGCGCTCCTATTCTCTGGAGACTGTCccgcagagaggaggaggaagtggagagaTGCAGCAGGCTGACATGCGTTATGTCCGGACGGTTTACGACCCCCAGCAGGGCCTCTCTCAAGAGCATGAGCTGAGCTCTGCTGGTTTGCTGCGCAACAGTGATTTCAGAAATGAGGACGGGGCGACGGCGGCCACAAACAGAGATCTGCAAG TGGGAGGAGTCTGCTACCGGGCCAActgtggcagcagcagcggcgttCCTGCGTCAAACAGGCACAGCGTGGGTCCAATATGGGGCCCAAcagccagctgcagctcctaTGAGAGCCTGAAGGGGGCACCAGCTCCACCCCGGCGCAGTGACAGTTATGTTGCCATCAAAAACCATGAGCGACCAAACTCCTGGTCTAGTCTGGACCACGGCCGGTCACTACG GGCTCTCCAGAAAGGCTCCGGGCATCATTCCAGCGGCCCTGTGGCTGGTACAG CAAAAGGCTCGTTTGGCGCTGAGGGTCAGCTCCACACAGTCATAGAGAAGAGTCCAGAGAGCAGCCCCACCACAAAACCTCGGCAGGGTGGAGGCTCCCCCCAACCCCCTTGCACTACCCTACCCGCCTCCTCCGCACCAGCATGCCTGTCCCCCCAATCAGGCCAGTTCATTCTACCCACAGGAAAGTACCCCGTCCCCCAACCGGAGCCCCAATACGCACAGATACCCAGCGCCAGCCCTGGGCCAGCCGACTCTGGAGTCTATACTTCCCTTGCCAAGGAGAGCAGTGGGGGGACAGAGGAAGGGGCAACAGTAGGGCATCGGGATGGCTATGGTATAAATGGATACCAAAATAACACTTCTGCGTTCTCAAATTCCTTTTCAACACCTGCCTCTACACAGTTAAGGACTCAAGCACACGAGACAGACAG ACCTCAACAAGAAGATTCTGACTTCAATGGATTATCCCAGAAAACTTTTAGAAGTGGATCAGAGGGCAGGACAGGGGAGCAAAGAGCCCTAACCCGCCAGGGACCACATGGCCAGGGCTTCCAAGGGTCTCATGTTCATACGAACCATGACTCCGACAGCCAAGTTCtccaggaacaggaacaggagtCCCACTATCCCCACATTCAGATGAACCCTACACTCATGGCCCCGTCGTTACAAGAGTGGGGGAATGATGGCACACCTCTACAGTCAGGGGGAGACAGGAGCAG CCCTGTGAACCACAGCAACATTCATCCAGAGCAAGCGCCGTCCTCCGAGCTCAGCCAGTCACCCGTTCAGCCTCAAGCTCCATCCACCGCCAACTCTCAGCATTCTGGTCACTTCAGTGACTCGACTCCTCTGACCCACGACTGGGACCACAGAGAGcaagataaagagagagatcATCCCTTGACCCGTTTGGAGAATGCCCTCGCCGAGGTCCAACGCTGTGCCAGTCCTGATAGTGTTTTCTCTGGCAGCAACCGTGGCGACAGTAACTTAAGTAACGCACCCAGCCGCAGCCTGTCTGTGTTGGAGAAGGTCAGTCGCTTTGAGCGCCAAGAACGCACCGGAATGCAGCGCAGTTACAGCACCACCAAGGCATGCAACAAAGTCAACCATCTGAGG ATGACTGAGAAGGTTCAGGGTGTTGCCTGTGGAGCCGAGGACCTCAGAAACATGCTTGAGAGAAGTACCCAAATCCACAGGACTCTGAGTTACAGAGGAGGCGACAGTGACCACGTGAAGCCCAG GACCCCAGCAGATCCCAGTTCAGCTCTACAGAGGAGCCTCAGCAGCTTCCACCTGAAAGAGTCCAGGGAGCCTGACAGCCTTGAAGATTTCCGCTGGAAACAGGACATTGAAGTCATTATAGGCTCCATGCAGGACACATCCTTCAACAGGAGAGAGTTCTCCAG TTCTTACAGGGAATCCTTGAAAGAGGCTCAGTCTAAAGTCCTGCGATCCACTTCCTTGAGGAGGAAGGACCTCAGCTCCTCGGCCAgccctccacctcctgcagctccatcttCTGTCTCCTTCAGCAGTCAACAGTCTCCATCCGTCCCAGCCAAGATCCACTCCATGGAGAAAAAAGGTCCAAAGACTAAGCCCAAACCACAGGGCGTTGTCTTCACGCCACAGTCACCGCCGCCGGTCACGTCCCCTCACACCCCAAAGGAGCGGCATGTCGTCGGCCCAGAGACCCAAGGCCCGAGTCCACCGGCCCTCCCCAGCGTCCCGCCAGTTGGACCGCCTACTCTGTTGCGGATCTGCGGCCGCAAGCGTCTTGCCGCGGAGCAGAAGAAGCGTTCATACTCGGAGCCAGACAACCTGAATGAGGTTGGGTTGACAGATGCTGAAACAACTCTTCTCTTCAGACGAGGAGGAG AAACCAGCGTGGCAGACCGCAGGAAGATGTTTGAGCTTGTGGCGAGCAGCGTCACGGACCGGCGCCAACAAAACGCCACATCAAGGCCCGACTTACGGCAGCTTCAGCACAACGCGCTGGCCGAGtatgtggagaggaagagaggcgtGAAAAACGatgagggaggacagaggactgGACTGAGACCTCGCAGTGCTTATCTCTaccctggagacagaaaccgtACAG TCTCCTACTCTCACTCGGATGCCATCAGCCTCTCCTCAACCTCCAGCCTCCTGTCCCTTCAGGATACTCAGGCCAGTCGGAGCTTGTCGTCCAGAGACAGGCGTCACTCCTCCACGCTCACTCCCGGAGCCGATGTGCGGATCCTCCAGTCCAACGTCTTCTACCCGGGCAGGGTGACGACGCCGAGGCCTCCAGTGCAGTCAGAGCCGAG TGCTCCTTCTAGTTCTCCTCGTGAGCTCCAGGCTCGGATCTCCCAGGATGTTTCCACTGCAGCAGGGCTCAGCAGGCAGACTCAACCTTCAGTCGAGCCTCAACACGACTCGGGGCTGTCTGAGCAGCTCAACGGTGCTCTGAGGAGAGTCCGCCCAGTTGGGAAGTCATGTTCTACCGAGGACCTCCTGAGGAAACCAGAAGAGGCACAAGCAACTCCTCACCACAGCCGCTCCCGCTCCTCCCCCACGAGGGAGATGCTGAGCCAG GACCTCTCTCCAGATGACCTTAGGATCCTCGGCGGCTTCATCTCTGAGCCCGGAAGCCACTCTCAGAACAG accTGCAGCCCTCCCGGCGTCGGGGGGGCTCTCCCAGCTTCACTCCCAGAATGGTCTGAGCACCAGCCAGCCAGCAGGACTTTCCCAAG GCCCGGGCTCCTCCCACGCCGCTGTCGCTCGTGTGGAGCAACAGAGGAACAGCGAGCGGCAGCGCTCCAACAGCACCGCCACCTTGGCGGCCTCCGTCGGCCTGCCCTGCCCCTTTTCCCCGTCTGGGGCTCAGGACGTCGGCAGCGCCGAATGGCATGCTAGCGAGAGGCTAAGCCAGGCCAACCTGGACGCCATCACCTTCCCAGGCATCTCCCACGCCGGCACAGCAGGGGGAGCTACTGGATTCAACCAAACCCCATTGAGGGACATGCAGACAAGAAACAGTCCGAGTCAAGCCGACAAATTAGTGAACCCTGAAAGGACACGAAGTGCCTTCGGTTTAGACATAGGAGAAGGACATTTGGCAAAAACTGCTGGCAGAGTGTCTCCGAGTGTTCCGTCCTCCCCGGCCCATTTCAGACCAATGtctccagcatctcctcccccgtcctcccatccgtccgtcctccaGCGCCTGTCCTCACTGCGGATCTCTGAGTCGAGCCTTTTCAGCCCCCTCGACCAGCAGCAACCTCTGATAACAGGGTACCCCCAAGACGGCACTAACGAGGTCTTCCTCCAGAACCCCACCccgccaccacctcctccacaaaTCCCAGAGACAGGCACCATCGACGACCTCCCTCTTCCACCACCCCCCCTCAACCTGGAAGTTGAGCAACCCTCTGTGGAAAG GACGTCACCCCTCCCCTCGCCTCCAGCGTCACAGCCCTCTACTGACACGCCCGCCGCAACCGTGGACAGCCCCGGTCTGGAGTACCAGCCGGTGCCAGAGAGGGAGAAGACATCTGAGGAGCTGCGGGTGGAAGCGCTGGCCAGGCAGCTG GTGCTGAAGGACAGCTCTCTGGTACCCTTACTGGATACGTGGGGGGATAAATCAACAGTAGAGCGCATGGAGGACATCTTTACAAGCAGCAAACCGGCTGGTAAATCGCCATGGCAGCGCAGGGGAAGTATCCGATTGGATGGCAG GCTCCAGCATGGAGTTTCTGATCCTACTCAGAGTTCAGCAATGATGCAAAGGAAGGACAGCCATccggatgaggatgaggaagaccTCCAAACCAAGCAG GCGGCGCTGTGTGAGGCGCTGAGGTGCAGCGTGGCGgccctgcagcaggagaaggaggctCTCGGCGAGGAGCAGCGACGACACCAGGCGCTGGGGGCCAGCATCGAAGCCCTGGTGCAGGAGCGCCTCAAACCCAACGAGAGGGACAAGTTCAACATGTTCATCG GAGACCTGGAGAGGATCGTGAACCTGCTGCTCTCGTTGTGCAGCCGACTGTCCAGGATCGACAAATCCCTGCTCGCTCTGGAGAGAGAGGAACTGATGCAGGGGGACACGGCGGGGGACATG GACTCCCTCCACCAGAAGCGCTTTCTGCTCCTCAGACAAACCGACGACGCTcgggagctgaaggagaacctGGATCGGCGGCAGCAGGTCGTCCACGCCATCCTGTCCGGCTACCTCACCGCGCCGCAGCTCCGGGACTACCGCCACTACGTCTGCGCCAGGCCCTCCCTTCTGATCCGCCAGCGCCACCTCGACAACCTCATTCGACAGGGGGAGGAACAGCTGAGCAGACTGGCTGAGAGCCTGCCGCAGGAGCTGGCGGAGGATGGCGGTTGGTCCAGAGCGTATTTGTTTTCATCCTCGAGCCCTGCCCCCTGCTTTACTGCCTTCGCACCCCTGCCTCAACGCGGCGTCATTCCACAGCCCACCCACTCGATCAAATCCACCGCTGTGACATCGCTGTGA